The following proteins are co-located in the Camelina sativa cultivar DH55 chromosome 12, Cs, whole genome shotgun sequence genome:
- the LOC104731621 gene encoding probable WRKY transcription factor 19, with amino-acid sequence MIKLTSINRYHYMERHQVIMLAKDIFKDVCFLLSSETNGIKHPFEVILSLVHCSQSLAPHIVGLWGMAGIGKTIISRDIFRTQAGKYDVCYFMPDFDKMCQTKGLSHLRDEFFSKIFGEEKVFTDVCDTKLSFTRDRLLDKRVLIVLDGVSNARDAEFLFGGFGWFSGGHTIILTSRNRQVLVQCNAKELYQIPKLSEFESLCVCCYFSTKENWSRSMSSISELVNYASGIPLALGVLGSSVLNHCANDEEEHLRRLRQHPPVEIQDAFRRSFSGLDDNEKNIFLDLACFFRGEDKDHVVNILDGCGFLTDLGIYGLIDESLISLVDNRIDMPNIFQDTGRFVVCQENFEAGKRSRLWNPNDIVDVLTNNSGKEEIEGIFLDASDLAFELSPTVFERMYRLRLFKLHCPTSDHCKVCIPQGLNSFPDELRLLHWEKYPLGSLPRNFNPENLVELNMSYSNLTKLWKGTKNLEKLKRIILSHSQQLTKFPRLSKATNLEHIDLEGCTSLVKVNSSILHHHKLTFLSLKDCSHLRIMPATVHLESLEVLNLSGCSDLEELHDFSPNLKELYLAGTAIREMPSSIEELTRLVTLDLENCKRLQHLPSSISNLKATVTLGTKRPASSMDTRDLSSLEDITSPYKRCRLKRVIESVILRLRKRKGAKRVSRATSLSEVQHSSASTLVNDSSFRSSWGYHVLPERPSQPECQDYMKTGDCKFGHVCKFHHPRNKETHVLENTSSVASKTSEMDRLGLSLSLGSSSTSEKFRIHKNTSSMVSETPTQSNTLRLLSLLGTSPCVSDTTQATVGRNTKDSKQQGEEKSDIYDW; translated from the exons ATGATCAAATTAACTTCCATCAATAGATATCACTATATGGAGAG GCATCAAGTTATTATGCTTGCCAAGGATATCTTCAAAGATGTTTGCTTCCTGCTCAGTTCTGAAACTAACGGAATCAAGCATCCTTTCGAGGTTATATTGTCTCTGGTGCATTGTTCTCAATCTTTAGCCCCACATATTGTTGGACTTTGGGGTATGGCTGGCATAGGGAAGACTATCATCTCTAGAGACATTTTCAGAACACAAGCTGGGAAATATGACGTGTGCTACTTTATGCCAGACTTTGATaaaatgtgtcaaacaaaagggcTTAGTCATTTGCGTGATGAATTCTTCTCGAAAATCTTTGGGGAAGAAAAAGTTTTCACAGACGTATGTGATACAAAATTAAGTTTCACAAGGGATAGGCTCCTTGATAAAAGGGTTCTCATTGTTCTTGATGGTGTGAGTAATGCTAGAGATGCAGAATTTTTGTTTGGGGGGTTTGGTTGGTTTTCTGGCGGACATACAATCATTTTAACATCTAGGAATAGGCAAGTTCTTGTACAGTGTAACGCCAAAGAGCTTTACCAAATCCCAAAACTATCCGAGTTTGAATCTCTTTGCGTTTGCTGCTATTTTTCCACTAAAGAAAATTGGAGTAGAAGTATGTCATCGATCTCGGAGCTGGTGAACTACGCTAGTGGCATTCCATTGGCTCTGGGAGTCTTAGGTTCGTCTGTACTAAATCATTGTGCTAATGATGAGGAAGAACATCTGAGAAGATTGCGCCAACATCCTCCAGTCGAGATTCAGGATGCATTTAGAAGAAGTTTTAGTGGACTAGATGACAACGAGAAGAACATCTTTTTGGACCTTGCATGTTTTTTTAGAGGGGAGGATAAAGATCATGTGGTAAACATCCTTGATGGTTGCGGTTTTCTTACGGATTTAGGAATCTATGGTCTCATTGATGAGTCTCTCATCAGCCTTGTTGATAACAGGATAGATATGCCTAACATTTTTCAAGACACGGGTCGAtttgttgtttgtcaagaaaacTTTGAGGCAGGCAAGCGTAGCAGATTGTGGAATCCCAATGACATTGTTGACGTGCTGACAAACAATTCA GGGAAAGAAGAAATTGAAGGCATATTTTTGGATGCGTCTGACTTAGCATTTGAGTTGAGTCCTACTGTATTTGAGAGGATGTATCGACTTAGATTGTTCAAACTCCACTGTCCAACTTCTGACCATTGCAAGGTTTGTATACCTCAAGGTCTTAACTCTTTCCCTGATGAGCTACGGCTACTCCACTGGGAAAAATATCCTCTTGGATCCTTACCTCGGAACTTCAATCCTGAAAACCTTGTAGAACTGAACATGTCATATAGCAACTTGACTAAACTATGGAAAGGAACAAAG AATCTCGAGAAGCTAAAGAGGATCATTCTAAGTCACTCCCAGCAGTTGACTAAATTCCCAAGGCTTTCAAAGGCGACGAACCTTGAGCATATTGATCTTGAAGGATGTACGAGTCTGGTTAAAGTTAACTCATCtattcttcatcatcacaagcTTACTTTCTTGAGTCTGAAAGATTGTTCTCATTTGCGGATTATGCCTGCCACTGTTCATCTAGAATCTCTTGAAGTTCTTAATCTATCTGGCTGCTCAGATCTTGAGGAGCTTCATGATTTCTCACCAAACCTGAAAGAGCTATATCTAGCCGGGACTGCCATTAGAGAGATGCCATCATCAATCGAGGAACTCACTAGACTTGTTACATTAGATCTGGAGAATTGTAAAAGACTTCAGCACCTGCCATCGAGTATAAGTAACCTGAAAGCTACTGTTACACTTGGCACAAAACGTCCTGCCTCTTCCATGGATACAAGGGATCTATCTAGCTTGGAGGATATAACGTCACCATATAAGAGATGCCGATTGAAGAGAGTTATTGAGTCTGTTATTTTAAGgctaagaaaaaggaaaggagCGAAGAGGGTCTCTAGAGCCACAAGCCTTTCTGAG GTTCAGCATAGCTCAGCTTCTACCTTGGTAAATGATTCCTCTTTCAGATCTTCTTGGGGATATCATGTTTTACCAGAAAGACCTAGCCAACCCGAATGCCAAGATTACATGAAGACAGGCGACTGCAAATTTGGCCATGTTTGTAAATTTCATCATCCGAGGAACAAAGAAACTCATGTCCTTGAGAATACATCTTCCGTGGCTTCCAAAACATCGGAAATGGATCGGCTAGGATTATCTCTTTCACTTGGATCTTCTTCAACAAGTGAGAAATTTAGAATACACAAGAATACATCTTCCATGGTTTCTGAGACACCAACACAGTCGAATACTCTTAGACTTTTGTCTTTACTTGGGACTTCACCATGTGTGTCTGACACAACACAAGCAACCGTTGGTAGGAACACCAAAGATTCAAAGCAACAGGGAGAAGAAAAATCAGATATATATGATTGGTga
- the LOC104731619 gene encoding disease resistance-like protein CSA1 has protein sequence MDAASSSKSDPSRRKYDVFLSFRGEDTRHSFTSYLRDFLRRKGIDAFIDEKLRRGSVLSKLLERIEQSKISIVVFSENYANSVWCLEELAKIIECKNTFDQVVLPIFYKVPTSDVKYQKGRFGAPFERSDENFPGFEHRVPAWRETLRAASEIAGYVLPEKSPECEFVDKIAKETFKILNKLSPSEIQGLPGIESRVMELENMMCFEEKTCVRVVGVLGMAGIGKTTVADCVYKRNYGHFDGYCFLANIHNESKLHGVDHLQQKLLRKLLDEDNLDVGAPEGAHEALKDRLRNKKNFIVLDDVTNENQIRLLIGKGGKELYREGTRIVITTRDKKLLENVVNETYVVPRLSGREALELFCLSAFSSNLCATAELMDLSNKFVDYSKGHPLALKLLGSDLCQRDNLYWIRKLERLQRRPDGKIQEVLKMSYEELCPEEQSIFLDVACFFRSEKLDFVSMILSTYHIDASNVINDLVDKCLITVSNKRLEMHDLLLTMGREIGYESYIKEAGNRGRLWEKEDICRVLKYKTGTAEIRGIFLDMSNVESMKLSANIFTRMLSLKFLKIYNSHCSKWCENHCRFRFPSGLDCFPDELVYLHWQGYPLEYLPENFNPKKLIDLSLRYSSIKQLWEDEKNTGELRWVDLSYSKDLLNLSGLLEARKLERLNLECCTSLTKCSSIQHMDSLVSLNLRDCINLKRLPKSINLKFLKVLVLSGCSKLKKFPTISDNIESLHLDGTAVKRVPESIESLLKLAVLNLKKCCRLMHLPDTLCKLKSLKELILSGCSKLESFPDIHEDMGSLEILLIDDTAIKQTPRKMCMSNLKMFSFDGSKVQDFRGLELLPFSGCSQLSDMYLTDCNLYKLPDNFSCLSSLQSLCLSKNNIENLPGSIKKLHHLKSLYLKHCQKLISLPVLPSNLQYLDAHGCISLETVAKPMTLLVIAEKTHSTFVFTDCFKLNRDAQENIVAHTQLKSQILVNGSLQRNHHKELVLELLAAVSFPGNDLPLWFRHQRMGSSMEINLPPHWCDDKFIGLSLCTVVSFKDYEDKTSRFSVICKCKFRNKDGHSISFTCNLGGWTESSGLSSHEEPRRLSSDHVFISYNNCFHAKNIHDLNRCCNTTASFKFFVTDGKTKKMLDCCEVVKCGMDFFYTLDESDYRLQGLKEKNLEKAVSGKETDLNETTNDEDVLAKRGRFCVQEEELLNKKRTKEEITFSDHECSVTSVLSCMEPTKPNLCN, from the exons ATGGATGCTGCATCGTCCTCCAAATCGGATCCATCCCGCCGGAAATACGACGTGTTTCTCAGTTTCAGAGGTGAAGACACGCGTCATTCCTTCACTAGCTATCTCCGAGATTTTCTACGCCGGAAAGGGATCGATGCTTTCATCGATGAGAAACTCCGGCGAGGCAGCGTTCTCTCAAAACTTCTCGAGAGGATAGAGCAATCGAAGATCTCGATCGTCGTTTTCTCAGAGAACTACGCGAATTCCGTTTGGTGCTTAGAGGAACTCGCTAAGATCATCGAGTGTAAAAATACCTTCGATCAGGTGGTTTTACCGATCTTCTACAAAGTTCCGACATCTGACGTGAAGTATCAAAAGGGAAGATTCGGAGCTCCGTTCGAGAGATCCGATGAGAATTTCCCGGGATTTGAACACAGGGTTCCGGCATGGAGAGAAACCCTAAGAGCTGCTTCTGAAATCGCCGGCTATGTACTGCCGGAGAAAAG CCCGGAGTGTGAGTTCGTTGACAAAATTGCCAAAGAAACGTTCAAGATTCTAAACAAGTTGTCTCCATCTGAAATTCAAGGTCTTCCGGGGATTGAATCGCGTGTGATGGAACTGGAAAACATGATGTGTTTTGAAGAAAAGACTTGTGTGCGAGTTGTTGGAGTTCTTGGGATGGCTGGGATTGGTAAGACAACTGTTGCAGATTGTGTGTATAAGCGAAACTACGGTCACTTTGATGGTTACTGCTTTCTTGCAAATATTCACAATGAGTCAAAACTACATGGAGTAGACCATTTGCAGCAGAAACTCCTCCGTAAGCTATTAGATGAAGACAATCTTGATGTTGGAGCTCCTGAAGGAGCACACGAAGCCTTGAAGGATCGTCTTAGGAATAAGAAAAATTTTATTGTGCTCGACGATGTGACTAACGAAAACCAAATCAGACTTCTTATTGGGAAAGGGGGAAAGGAGCTGTACCGAGAAGGAACTCGGATTGTTATAACAACAAGGGACAAGAAACTGCTAGAGAATGTTGTGAATGAAACATATGTGGTTCCTAGATTGAGCGGAAGAGAAGCTTTGGAGCTCTTCTGCTTGAGTGCATTTTCTAGTAATCTCTGCGCTACAGCCGAGCTCATGGATCTATCAAACAAGTTTGTGGATTATTCTAAAGGGCATCCATTAGCTCTGAAATTGTTAGGTTCTGACCTATGCCAGAGAGATAATTTATATTGGATTAGGAAATTGGAGAGACTGCAGAGAAGACCAGATGGAAAGATTCAAGAAGTCTTGAAAATGAGTTATGAAGAACTATGTCCGGAAGAACAGAGCATATTTCTAGATGTTGCTTGCTTCTTTAGATCAGAAAAGTTGGATTTTGTTTCGATGATTCTGAGCACTTACCATATTGATGCTTCTAATGTGATAAATGACCTTGTTGACAAGTGCTTGATAACCGTTTCAAATAAGCGGCTTGAGATGCATGACTTACTGCTGACGATGGGGAGGGAAATTGGCTACGAATCATACATCAAAGAGGCAGGTAACCGCGGTCGGTTATGGGAGAAGGAAGATATTTGTCGCGTTTTAAAGTATAAAACG GGGACTGCAGAAATTAGGGGCATCTTCTTGGATATGTCTAACGTAGAAAGCATGAAGCTAAGTGCTAATATTTTCACGAGAATGTTGAGTCTCAAATTCCTGAAAATCTACAATTCTCATTGCTCCAAGTGGTGTGAAAACCATTGTAGATTTCGTTTTCCGAGTGGGCTTGATTGCTTTCCAGATGAGTTGGTGTATCTCCACTGGCAGGGGTACCCTCTGGAGTATCTGCCAGAGAACTTTAACCCGAAGAAACTCATTGATCTTAGTCTTCGTTATAGCAGCATTAAGCAACTATGGGAAGATGAGAAG AACACAGGAGAGTTAAGGTGGGTTGATCTCAGCTACTCGAAAGACTTACTGAATCTATCTGGCTTGTTGGAAGCTCGTAAACTCGAGAGATTAAATCTTGAATGCTGTACAAGTTTAACCAAATGTTCATCAATCCAGCACATGGACAGTCTTGTTTCACTGAATCTCAGAGATTGCATAAACCTCAAGCGTCTTCCAAAGAGTATaaatctgaaatttttgaaGGTTCTTGTCCTTAGTGGCTGTTCAAAACTCAAGAAATTCCCAACTATTTCAGATAACATAGAATCTTTACATCTGGATGGCACAGCAGTAAAAAGAGTTCCTGAATCCATAGAGAGTCTCCTGAAACTTGCTGTGttaaatctaaagaaatgttGCAGGTTGATGCATCTTCCTGACACTCTTTGCAAACTCAAGTCTCTAAAAGAACTGATTCTCTCTGGCTGTTCAAAGCTAGAGAGTTTTCCGGATATTCATGAAGACATGGGAAGCTTAGAGATTCTGCTCATTGATGATACAGCCATTAAACAAACTCCCAGAAAAATGTGTATGAGTAATCTCAAGATGTTTTCGTTTGATGGATCTAAAGTCCAAGATTTCAGGGGTTTGGAATTGCTGCCTTTCTCAGGCTGCTCTCAGTTATCAGACATGTATCTCACAGATTGTAATCTGTACAAGTTGCCGGACAACTTTAGCTGCTTATCCTCGCTGCAGTCTCTATGCTTGAGCAAAAACAATATCGAGAATCTACCAGGAAGCATTAAGAAACTTCATCATCTCAAGTCTCTTTACTTGAAGCATTGTCAAAAGCTCATCTCACTGCCAGTGCTTCCATCAAATCTGCAGTACTTGGATGCTCATGGCTGTATCTCACTTGAAACAGTAGCTAAACCTATGACGCTTCTTGTGATAGCTGAAAAGACCCATTCTACTTTTGTATTCACAGATTGCTTCAAGCTAAACCGAGATGCACAAGAAAATATTGTGGCTCATACTCAACTCAAGAGTCAAATACTGGTGAATGGATCTCTTCAACGTAATCATCATAAG GAACTAGTTTTGGAACTTTTAGCTGCAgtaagctttccaggaaatgATTTGCCATTATGGTTCCGCCATCAGAGAATGGGATCTTCAATGGAAATCAACCTGCCTCCACACTGGTGCGACGATAAATTCATCGGACTTTCTCTCTGCACTGTTGTCTCTTTCAAGGACTATGAAGATAAAACCAGCCGGTTCTCggtaatatgcaagtgcaagtTTAGAAACAAAGACGGTCATTCCATCAGCTTTACTTGCAATCTTGGAGGATGGACTGAGTCATCTGGATTATCAAGCCACGAAGAACCAAGACGACTTAGCTCTGATCATGTGTTCATCAGTTATAACAACTGTTTCCACGCCAAGAATATCCATGATCTCAATAGATGTTGTAACACCACCGCTTCATTCAAATTCTTTGTTACTGAtggcaaaaccaaaaaaatgctAGATTGCTGTGAGGTGGTGAAATGTGGTATGGACTTTTTTTATACACTCGACGAGAGTGATTATAGATTGCAGGggttaaaagagaaaaaccTCGAGAAAGCGGTGTCTGGAAAAGAAACAGATCTCAATGAAACCACCAACGATGAAGATGTTTTGGCCAAGAGAGGCCGTTTCTGTGTACAAGAAGAAGAGCTACTgaacaagaaaagaacaaagGAAGAAATCACTTTTTCTGATCATGAGTGTTCTGTAACTTCTGTTCTTAGTTGCATGGAGCCAACAAAGCCAAATCTCTGTAATTAA